One window from the genome of Paraneptunicella aestuarii encodes:
- a CDS encoding copper chaperone PCu(A)C, whose translation MHKWQSLLFSAIFSLSASLFTSVVHAAVTVENPQVRLLPPGVPNSSAYFVLKNDGDKMKELIGAESPLVNKVEIHNHVMADGVMRMEKQDKLVVKAGASVVFQPGGYHLMLFGIKSPFKENQSVPITLQFADGEQINIDAVVSAEIAQTQQHHHHHNH comes from the coding sequence ATGCATAAATGGCAGTCTCTTTTGTTCTCAGCGATTTTTTCTCTATCAGCTTCCTTATTTACTAGTGTTGTTCATGCGGCGGTTACTGTTGAAAACCCGCAAGTTAGACTTTTACCTCCGGGTGTACCCAACTCTTCAGCCTATTTTGTCTTGAAAAATGATGGCGATAAGATGAAAGAGTTGATTGGCGCTGAATCTCCCTTGGTTAATAAAGTAGAAATACACAATCATGTTATGGCTGACGGTGTTATGAGAATGGAAAAACAAGACAAGCTTGTGGTTAAAGCGGGTGCAAGCGTTGTTTTTCAGCCAGGTGGCTATCATTTAATGCTATTTGGTATTAAATCACCGTTTAAAGAAAATCAATCAGTGCCAATTACACTACAATTTGCTGATGGTGAGCAGATTAACATTGACGCTGTAGTGAGTGCTGAAATTGCTCAGACGCAGCAACATCACCACCATCACAATCATTAA
- a CDS encoding DUF2333 family protein gives MKQWLEKKWIVAPIIGVVLLLWGLAIYWSSEPDIFEVRKIAGNSAVGATMTKTLIDVGETLLDKPGGYLSNDVMPPTVFLDNMPSWEFGVLEMTRDLALAMRKDFSRSQSQSVENKDLVVAQPKFNIDHRSWLLPSAESQYRDGLNAMQHYLTALNNPEQSNAQFFTRADNLRDWLKQVEKRLGSLSQRLSASVGQDRLNTDLAGDPAARQSTPGAGELHIKTSWWQLDNNFYEARGACWALLHFFKAVEVDFADVLEKKNALVSLQQIIRELEATQQTVWSPMILNGGGFGFVANHSLVMANYVSRANAALIDLSELLAQG, from the coding sequence ATGAAACAGTGGTTAGAGAAAAAGTGGATAGTTGCTCCGATTATTGGCGTGGTGTTATTGCTTTGGGGCTTGGCAATTTATTGGAGTAGCGAACCGGACATTTTCGAAGTGCGCAAAATAGCAGGAAATTCCGCTGTAGGCGCAACCATGACTAAAACACTGATCGACGTTGGTGAAACCTTGTTGGATAAGCCAGGCGGCTATTTGTCTAATGATGTAATGCCACCCACTGTGTTTTTGGATAACATGCCCAGTTGGGAATTTGGTGTGCTGGAAATGACACGGGACTTGGCATTGGCTATGCGCAAAGACTTTAGCCGCTCGCAATCTCAATCTGTGGAAAATAAGGATTTGGTTGTAGCCCAGCCCAAGTTCAATATCGATCATCGTAGTTGGTTGCTGCCTTCTGCCGAGTCGCAATATCGTGATGGGCTAAATGCAATGCAACATTATTTAACAGCCTTAAATAATCCTGAGCAAAGCAATGCGCAGTTCTTCACAAGAGCGGATAATTTACGTGATTGGCTAAAACAGGTTGAAAAGCGTTTGGGAAGTTTGTCTCAACGTTTGAGTGCCAGTGTTGGTCAAGATCGTTTGAATACTGATTTGGCTGGCGATCCTGCTGCTCGTCAATCCACACCTGGTGCTGGTGAGCTACATATAAAAACCAGCTGGTGGCAGTTAGACAACAACTTTTATGAAGCGCGTGGTGCTTGTTGGGCATTGTTGCATTTCTTTAAAGCAGTGGAAGTGGATTTTGCTGATGTGTTAGAGAAAAAGAACGCACTTGTGAGCTTGCAACAAATTATTCGTGAATTAGAAGCGACACAGCAAACGGTGTGGAGCCCCATGATCTTAAACGGCGGTGGTTTTGGTTTTGTGGCAAATCATTCGTTAGTTATGGCGAACTATGTGTCCAGAGCAAACGCTGCTCTTATCGACCTTTCTGAATTATTAGCACAAGGCTAA
- a CDS encoding assimilatory sulfite reductase (NADPH) flavoprotein subunit: MSSPTNNAVAPTAVLSEAQWQQLNQAASSLDGSQLIWASGYLYGLAQQSGASGAQVAAPVSQSSTSQSLTILYGSQTGNAKGVAEKYKQAAEAAGFSANVYNMADYKPKNLKGETHLLIVVSTHGEGDAPDDAVQLHEFVGSKKAPKLDGLKYAVIALGDTSYEFFCQTGKDFDTRLSALGAKPLAERLDCDVDYEDVIPAWTESLTEKLKEELKSGGSQVVAMPGVSLAGTTQPAESQYNKANPFTATLSASAKITGRDSVKDIRHIEISLEDSGIQYQPGDALGVWFINDEKIVDDIIKLTGNEADTKVETRAGELTLKEALLEKLELTMSYPGFVTAYAPFVKNAELDALVDDKAKLREYLEERQIVDVIREYPAQVPAQDLVKAMRPLTPRLYSIASSQAEVEDEVHLTVALVEYEKFGHLHQGGASGYLSKRLEEGQEVKVYVESNNNFRLPADPNTPVIMVGPGTGIAPFRSFLQQREAEEAEGQNWLFFGNPSFTQDFLYQVEIQKYVKDGVLNKVSLAFSRDQEEKIYVQHRMLENGAELYKWLEQGAHFYVCGDANRMAKDVNDALVSIVQQHGNKSQAEAEQYVNDLRRAKRYQKDVY, from the coding sequence ATGTCAAGTCCTACTAATAATGCGGTTGCGCCTACGGCGGTTTTAAGCGAGGCACAATGGCAACAGCTAAACCAGGCAGCTTCAAGTCTGGACGGTTCCCAATTAATTTGGGCAAGCGGATATTTATATGGTTTGGCTCAGCAGTCGGGTGCCTCAGGTGCTCAAGTTGCAGCGCCAGTTTCTCAGTCGTCTACAAGCCAATCGCTGACAATTTTGTACGGGTCGCAGACCGGTAATGCGAAAGGTGTAGCTGAAAAGTATAAGCAAGCAGCAGAGGCCGCAGGCTTTTCTGCCAATGTTTATAACATGGCGGACTATAAGCCTAAAAACCTGAAGGGCGAAACTCACTTGCTTATCGTGGTTAGCACTCATGGTGAAGGCGATGCGCCCGATGATGCTGTGCAGTTACACGAGTTTGTGGGAAGCAAGAAAGCACCGAAACTGGATGGCTTAAAATATGCGGTTATCGCACTTGGCGATACCAGTTATGAATTCTTCTGCCAAACCGGAAAAGATTTCGATACCAGATTGTCTGCTTTAGGTGCTAAACCTTTGGCAGAGCGTTTGGATTGTGATGTTGATTATGAAGATGTAATTCCTGCCTGGACGGAATCTCTGACAGAGAAGCTGAAAGAAGAGCTTAAGTCTGGAGGTTCTCAAGTGGTTGCTATGCCGGGCGTTAGCTTGGCTGGTACAACTCAGCCTGCTGAATCTCAATACAATAAAGCTAACCCCTTTACTGCGACTTTATCAGCGTCGGCAAAAATTACTGGGCGGGATTCGGTTAAAGACATCCGTCACATTGAGATTTCACTGGAAGATTCGGGTATTCAGTATCAACCCGGTGACGCTCTGGGCGTGTGGTTCATCAATGATGAGAAAATTGTTGATGACATCATCAAACTGACCGGAAATGAAGCTGACACCAAAGTTGAAACTCGCGCAGGTGAGTTAACACTGAAAGAAGCTTTGCTAGAAAAGCTTGAGTTAACCATGAGTTATCCTGGCTTTGTGACCGCTTATGCGCCATTTGTAAAAAATGCTGAGTTAGATGCCTTGGTTGATGATAAGGCTAAGCTGAGAGAGTATCTGGAAGAGCGTCAAATCGTTGATGTGATCCGTGAATACCCTGCGCAAGTACCCGCACAAGATTTAGTGAAAGCGATGCGTCCTTTAACACCTCGCTTGTATTCTATCGCATCAAGTCAGGCTGAAGTTGAAGACGAAGTTCATTTGACTGTCGCGCTGGTGGAATATGAAAAATTCGGACATCTTCATCAAGGCGGTGCCTCTGGCTATTTGAGCAAGCGTCTTGAGGAAGGTCAGGAAGTGAAAGTGTATGTTGAATCAAACAACAACTTCCGCTTGCCAGCCGATCCTAATACGCCAGTTATCATGGTTGGCCCAGGTACCGGTATTGCTCCGTTCCGTTCCTTCTTACAGCAAAGAGAAGCGGAAGAGGCTGAAGGCCAAAACTGGTTGTTCTTTGGTAACCCGAGCTTTACCCAAGATTTCCTGTATCAGGTAGAAATTCAAAAATATGTGAAAGACGGCGTTTTGAATAAAGTCTCTTTGGCATTCTCTCGTGATCAGGAAGAAAAGATTTATGTTCAGCATCGTATGCTAGAAAACGGTGCAGAATTGTATAAATGGTTAGAACAAGGTGCGCATTTCTATGTTTGTGGCGATGCGAACCGTATGGCTAAAGATGTGAATGACGCATTGGTAAGCATTGTGCAACAGCACGGCAATAAGAGTCAGGCTGAAGCAGAGCAGTATGTGAATGACCTGCGCAGAGCAAAACGTTACCAGAAGGACGTGTACTAA
- the cysI gene encoding assimilatory sulfite reductase (NADPH) hemoprotein subunit, with amino-acid sequence MSVGNNKGDKLADNERLKDESNYLRGTIEQDLKDDLTGGFTADNFQLIRFHGMYQQDDRDIRPERAKQKLEPLHNVMLRARLPGGIITPEQWLAIDKFAEENTIYGSIRLTTRQTFQFHGVLKPKIKHMHQMLNKVGIDSIATAGDVNRNVLCTANPNQSYLHQEAYEWAKKISEHLLPKTKAYAEIWLDGEKVESTEEPILGKTYLPRKFKTTVVIPPQNDVDLHANDLNFVAIEEDGKLVGFNVLVGGGLAMTHGDKNTYPRKADDFGFIDKKDTLAVAEAVITTQRDWGNRCNRKNAKTKYTLEAVGVEAFKGEVEKRAGVKFQDSRPYEFTGRGDRIGWVEGVDGKHHLTLFIENGRILDYPGRTLKTGCAEIAKVHTGDFRMTANQNLIIAGVDAKDKDHIESLAREHGLIRPDVSPQRIASMACVSLPTCPLAMAEAERYLPSAVDRLEALLDKHDMTGEEIVFRITGCPNGCGRAMLAEVGLVGKGPGKYNLHLGGDLYGTRIPRMYRENISEDEIFEILDELIGRWSKEREEGEAFGNFLIRAEIVRPVVNSAEDFYE; translated from the coding sequence ATGAGTGTTGGTAATAATAAAGGCGATAAATTAGCTGATAACGAACGTCTTAAAGACGAAAGTAATTATCTGCGCGGTACGATTGAACAAGATCTGAAAGATGATCTTACCGGCGGCTTTACTGCTGATAACTTCCAGTTGATTCGATTCCACGGAATGTATCAACAGGACGACAGAGATATTCGTCCAGAGCGCGCCAAACAGAAATTGGAACCGCTACATAATGTGATGCTTCGTGCCCGCTTACCGGGCGGTATCATCACGCCAGAGCAATGGCTAGCGATTGATAAGTTCGCGGAAGAAAACACCATTTATGGCAGCATTCGTTTGACCACACGTCAAACGTTTCAATTCCACGGTGTATTGAAGCCCAAGATCAAGCATATGCATCAAATGCTGAACAAGGTTGGCATTGATTCCATTGCCACTGCGGGCGACGTAAACCGAAACGTATTATGTACGGCTAATCCCAATCAGTCATATTTGCATCAAGAGGCTTATGAGTGGGCGAAAAAGATTAGTGAACACTTACTTCCAAAGACAAAAGCCTATGCCGAGATTTGGTTGGATGGTGAGAAAGTTGAATCGACTGAAGAGCCAATTTTAGGCAAGACCTACTTGCCTAGAAAGTTTAAAACGACAGTTGTGATCCCGCCACAAAACGACGTGGATTTGCACGCTAACGACTTGAACTTCGTTGCCATTGAAGAAGATGGCAAGCTGGTTGGCTTTAACGTGTTAGTGGGTGGTGGCTTGGCCATGACTCATGGTGATAAGAACACTTATCCACGTAAAGCTGATGACTTTGGCTTCATTGACAAGAAAGACACATTGGCTGTTGCCGAGGCTGTTATTACTACTCAACGTGATTGGGGTAACCGCTGCAACCGTAAAAATGCCAAAACCAAATACACCCTTGAAGCTGTTGGTGTAGAGGCCTTCAAAGGTGAAGTGGAAAAACGTGCTGGCGTGAAATTCCAGGACAGCCGTCCTTATGAATTCACTGGTCGTGGTGACCGTATTGGTTGGGTTGAAGGTGTTGATGGTAAACATCATTTAACACTCTTCATCGAAAACGGTCGTATTCTTGATTATCCCGGTCGTACCTTGAAAACGGGTTGTGCCGAGATTGCCAAAGTTCACACTGGCGATTTTAGAATGACAGCGAATCAGAACCTGATTATCGCGGGTGTTGATGCGAAAGATAAAGACCACATTGAAAGCCTGGCTCGCGAGCATGGTTTGATCCGTCCTGATGTTTCACCACAGCGTATTGCATCAATGGCGTGTGTGTCGTTGCCTACTTGCCCTTTAGCGATGGCTGAAGCTGAACGTTATTTGCCAAGTGCGGTTGATCGTTTGGAAGCGTTGCTAGACAAACATGATATGACCGGTGAAGAAATTGTATTCCGTATTACTGGCTGCCCCAATGGTTGCGGACGCGCCATGTTGGCCGAAGTGGGCTTGGTGGGTAAAGGCCCTGGCAAGTACAACTTGCACCTTGGTGGCGACTTATACGGTACGCGTATTCCACGTATGTATCGTGAAAATATCAGCGAAGATGAGATCTTCGAGATACTTGATGAATTGATTGGTCGTTGGAGCAAAGAGCGTGAAGAAGGCGAAGCCTTTGGTAACTTCTTGATCCGCGCTGAAATCGTTCGACCTGTCGTGAACTCCGCGGAGGACTTCTATGAGTGA
- a CDS encoding phosphoadenylyl-sulfate reductase, translating to MSDLVVDNVTSNVGSRLTQELLDKGQLDEINQRLEAMSAQERVAWAMENLPENIMLSSSFGIQAAVMLHLVTEQAPNIPVVFTDTGYLFPETYQFADELTERLKLNLKIYRSDISPAWQEARFGKLWENGEDGITQYNKMNKVVPMQQAQEELGIKSWFAGLRRTQSDTRQNLSVLQQLPNGKFKIYPVLDWTNKDVHYYLKEHDLPYHPLWEQGYVSVGDWHTSRPLEPGMTEQETRFFGLKRECGLHEFGDGI from the coding sequence ATGAGTGATCTTGTGGTTGACAATGTAACTTCTAACGTTGGATCAAGACTCACCCAAGAGTTGCTTGATAAGGGCCAGTTGGATGAGATTAATCAACGATTAGAGGCTATGTCTGCCCAGGAAAGAGTGGCTTGGGCAATGGAAAATTTGCCTGAGAACATCATGTTGTCTTCAAGCTTTGGTATCCAGGCTGCAGTCATGCTGCACCTGGTCACCGAACAGGCTCCCAATATTCCGGTGGTGTTTACTGACACTGGATATCTATTTCCCGAAACTTATCAATTTGCCGATGAGCTAACTGAGCGTTTGAAACTGAATTTGAAGATTTATCGTTCAGATATCAGCCCTGCATGGCAAGAAGCGCGCTTTGGTAAATTGTGGGAAAATGGTGAAGATGGCATCACTCAATACAACAAAATGAATAAAGTTGTTCCGATGCAACAAGCTCAGGAAGAGTTAGGGATAAAAAGCTGGTTTGCTGGATTGCGTCGTACTCAGTCTGATACTCGTCAGAACTTGTCCGTTTTACAGCAATTACCCAATGGTAAGTTCAAGATCTATCCTGTTTTAGATTGGACAAACAAAGATGTCCATTATTATCTGAAAGAACATGACTTGCCATATCATCCGCTTTGGGAGCAAGGTTATGTATCCGTTGGAGATTGGCACACCAGTCGTCCATTGGAACCGGGAATGACTGAACAGGAAACTCGCTTCTTTGGTCTCAAGCGTGAATGTGGCTTACATGAATTTGGTGATGGTATTTAA
- a CDS encoding TIGR03899 family protein, whose protein sequence is MTDIGPIKSTLPQTSVATTGKRSSKSVSQPQTEPQHSNSAQEREAAAVRITRLFHQAGVTTSKFSKLDEDTNKKLARRKQVQQSRKLSNLERILEKALEFSPEQSSDEQVDLDWFFSFVDLAENIFSTTMQEIWGKIFAVEVSKPGTFSLRTLQTLKQLTQRDAKIFQNAVSLTSRMKGENSPKILYGYYQKPNLMTFLGLSKGQQLNLAEYGLTYPNLLTLMDAGLIFNSEIESGELDPSKRSEWKCGAETYYLAPKKSGIMLNYYKFTATGAELSKLVSSIPNSQYLQALKYTLQGGFEVN, encoded by the coding sequence ATGACAGATATTGGCCCGATTAAATCTACTTTACCCCAAACGTCCGTTGCCACAACAGGTAAACGGTCGAGCAAATCCGTAAGCCAACCCCAAACAGAGCCTCAACACTCAAATTCAGCTCAGGAACGGGAAGCTGCTGCGGTCAGAATTACCCGTTTATTTCATCAGGCAGGTGTCACTACTTCCAAGTTTTCTAAACTGGATGAAGATACCAATAAGAAGCTAGCGCGACGTAAGCAGGTTCAACAGTCACGTAAACTTTCCAATCTGGAGCGAATTCTTGAAAAGGCACTAGAGTTCTCTCCCGAACAAAGCTCAGATGAACAAGTAGATCTGGATTGGTTTTTTAGCTTTGTCGATTTAGCCGAAAATATCTTTTCAACAACGATGCAAGAAATATGGGGCAAGATATTTGCGGTTGAAGTCAGTAAACCCGGTACGTTTTCGCTTCGTACATTGCAGACTCTGAAGCAACTCACTCAGCGTGACGCGAAAATATTTCAAAATGCGGTAAGTCTTACATCAAGAATGAAAGGCGAAAATAGCCCGAAAATCCTCTATGGCTATTATCAAAAACCCAATTTAATGACATTTCTTGGATTATCCAAAGGCCAGCAACTGAATCTTGCTGAATACGGTTTAACCTATCCCAACTTATTAACCCTGATGGATGCAGGTTTGATATTTAACAGTGAAATCGAAAGCGGAGAGCTAGATCCCAGCAAGCGCAGTGAATGGAAATGTGGCGCTGAAACCTATTATTTGGCACCGAAAAAAAGCGGCATCATGCTGAATTACTACAAATTCACAGCGACTGGCGCGGAACTCTCGAAATTAGTAAGCAGTATCCCCAACAGCCAATATCTACAGGCTTTGAAGTATACTCTGCAAGGTGGTTTTGAAGTGAATTAG
- a CDS encoding bifunctional diguanylate cyclase/phosphodiesterase yields MCPTDYENDELIFMDEEDTSHEELEPVTGSWQVLVVDDDSEIHSVTKLALSDLVLNGKKLSFHHAYSGAQALEFLREHGEDIAIILLDVVMESDDAGLQVAKKMREELKLEEPRIILRTGQPGYAPEESVIKEYDINDYKTKTELTRSKLVTTIIASLRSYQQILTINENRKGLQKVINSSSTLLEEHSIKGFCEGVINQISQLINEDVQGFVCSRAGAILDVDNNDVYILGAVGRYQNFIHSQLKLIEEPGAISLAQECLKQRQHIFQTNDTAFFMDSSGYEAAIYITAGENISDVQRQLLEVFFSSVSVGYENVNLFHQLRNAAFRDWLTKLPNRTEFINMLDRLRSDGMDLDTVALVDISHFSDINDGLGQEAGNLLLIAVAERLTSEFAGGAKLARIGADVYGIIGTEELVTVENINRIFSAPFKAGDHNLPINVSIGICRLLEHASGLNVLKQTNIALNRAKKSLTCNYEFYAPEMEEKTTWRLEMIRKLRNDFGERRLQVWYQPQVDLMSEKVVGMEALLRWPTSDGGFISPAVFVPLAEYSGLIIDIGEWVLEEACGKLRSLNGIGFEDIRLSVNISMPQFRDPNFLNCIKNVIEKENISAGNLELEITESVVMDEPQIVVEALRALKSSGVQVAIDDFGTGFSSMSYLQQLPLDRLKVDRAFVNEVEPGKPAFIAETIITLGQKLGLKTIAEGVEKREQASYMLKIGCDEAQGYLYAKPMPYDQLVEFLTQYKPSVTH; encoded by the coding sequence ATGTGCCCAACCGACTACGAAAATGACGAACTGATCTTCATGGATGAGGAGGATACCTCTCACGAAGAACTTGAGCCTGTAACCGGCTCATGGCAAGTGCTGGTTGTTGATGACGATTCTGAAATCCATTCGGTTACTAAGCTCGCTTTATCTGATTTGGTTCTGAATGGTAAAAAATTATCATTTCATCATGCCTATTCTGGCGCTCAAGCATTGGAATTTCTACGCGAACACGGTGAAGATATTGCCATCATCTTATTAGACGTTGTCATGGAGTCTGATGACGCAGGATTGCAAGTCGCCAAAAAAATGCGTGAAGAGCTGAAACTGGAAGAGCCTCGTATCATTTTGCGTACTGGGCAGCCCGGTTATGCGCCAGAAGAAAGTGTCATTAAAGAATATGACATTAACGACTACAAAACCAAAACAGAACTTACTCGTAGTAAATTAGTCACCACCATTATTGCTTCTTTACGTTCTTATCAACAGATTCTGACTATTAATGAGAATCGCAAAGGTTTGCAGAAGGTTATCAATTCTTCCTCCACTCTGTTAGAAGAACATTCCATCAAAGGTTTTTGTGAAGGTGTTATCAATCAGATTAGTCAACTGATTAATGAGGATGTGCAAGGTTTTGTTTGTTCTCGAGCTGGCGCTATTTTGGATGTTGATAACAACGATGTTTATATTCTTGGTGCTGTTGGGCGTTATCAAAACTTCATTCATAGCCAATTGAAACTGATTGAAGAACCTGGTGCTATTTCGCTTGCACAAGAATGCTTAAAGCAGCGACAACACATTTTTCAAACCAATGATACTGCATTTTTTATGGATAGCTCAGGTTATGAAGCTGCTATCTATATTACCGCTGGTGAAAACATCAGTGATGTACAACGTCAGCTGCTAGAAGTCTTCTTTTCCAGCGTATCTGTTGGCTATGAAAACGTTAATTTATTCCATCAACTACGTAATGCTGCATTTAGAGACTGGTTGACCAAGCTGCCTAATCGTACAGAATTTATCAATATGCTTGATAGATTGCGTTCCGACGGCATGGATTTAGATACGGTTGCTCTCGTTGATATTAGCCATTTCTCTGATATTAATGATGGGTTGGGGCAAGAAGCGGGTAACTTGTTGCTTATTGCTGTTGCAGAACGTTTGACGAGTGAATTCGCTGGCGGTGCCAAGCTGGCTCGCATTGGTGCTGATGTGTACGGTATTATCGGCACAGAAGAATTAGTGACGGTTGAGAATATTAATCGTATTTTCTCTGCCCCTTTTAAAGCGGGTGATCACAATCTTCCTATTAATGTTTCGATTGGCATATGCCGCTTGTTAGAGCATGCCAGTGGTTTGAATGTACTTAAACAAACCAATATTGCGCTTAACCGAGCCAAGAAGAGTTTGACCTGTAACTATGAGTTCTACGCGCCTGAGATGGAAGAGAAAACCACATGGCGATTAGAAATGATTCGTAAGTTACGGAATGATTTTGGTGAGCGCCGCTTACAGGTTTGGTATCAGCCACAAGTTGACTTGATGAGTGAGAAAGTCGTTGGTATGGAAGCGTTGCTGCGTTGGCCTACATCCGATGGTGGATTTATCTCTCCTGCTGTATTTGTTCCATTAGCTGAATATTCTGGTTTAATCATCGATATCGGTGAATGGGTGTTGGAAGAAGCTTGTGGCAAGCTACGTAGCTTGAATGGCATTGGCTTTGAAGATATTCGCTTATCGGTGAACATTTCCATGCCTCAATTCCGTGATCCTAACTTTTTGAACTGCATCAAGAATGTCATTGAGAAAGAGAATATCTCAGCTGGTAATTTAGAGCTTGAGATCACTGAAAGTGTTGTAATGGATGAGCCGCAAATCGTTGTAGAGGCTTTACGTGCTTTGAAATCCAGTGGTGTACAGGTAGCTATTGATGACTTTGGTACGGGTTTCTCTTCTATGAGTTACCTACAGCAATTACCGTTGGATCGTTTGAAAGTTGATCGTGCTTTCGTAAATGAAGTAGAACCCGGTAAGCCTGCATTTATCGCTGAAACCATTATTACGCTTGGACAGAAGTTAGGCTTGAAGACCATTGCTGAAGGCGTGGAGAAACGAGAGCAGGCCAGTTATATGCTGAAAATTGGCTGTGATGAAGCGCAAGGTTATCTCTATGCCAAACCAATGCCTTACGACCAACTGGTTGAGTTTTTAACTCAATATAAGCCTTCTGTTACACATTAA
- a CDS encoding uracil-DNA glycosylase family protein, which yields MRPDKNLLKQIRQCTLCESYLPKKPTPVLQFSASAKIMIVGQAPGIYAHNSQTPWNDASGRRLREWLNISDELFYDTRYIAIVPMGFCYPGKGKSGDLPPRPECAKTWHSPILDNLPKLQAILLIGQYAQHYYLGDKETLTTRCRNWKNYWPKYLVLPHPSPRNNLWLRKNPWFEAEVIPEMQRIVQDILKQN from the coding sequence ATGAGACCTGATAAAAATCTATTAAAACAAATTCGCCAATGCACATTGTGTGAAAGTTACTTACCAAAAAAACCTACACCAGTTTTGCAATTCAGCGCAAGCGCAAAAATTATGATTGTTGGCCAAGCCCCTGGGATTTATGCCCATAATTCACAAACCCCTTGGAATGATGCGTCTGGCAGACGCTTGAGAGAGTGGTTAAACATATCTGACGAACTGTTCTACGACACTCGTTACATCGCGATAGTGCCAATGGGCTTTTGCTACCCTGGAAAAGGTAAATCTGGCGATCTGCCCCCTAGACCAGAATGTGCTAAAACCTGGCATTCTCCGATCCTGGATAACCTTCCAAAACTGCAAGCAATATTGCTCATAGGGCAATACGCGCAACACTACTATTTAGGTGATAAAGAAACACTGACAACTCGTTGTAGAAATTGGAAAAACTACTGGCCGAAATATTTGGTTCTCCCTCACCCATCGCCAAGAAACAATCTGTGGTTACGCAAAAACCCCTGGTTTGAAGCTGAAGTCATTCCAGAAATGCAGCGCATAGTGCAAGACATACTGAAACAGAATTAA